In one Rhea pennata isolate bPtePen1 chromosome 15, bPtePen1.pri, whole genome shotgun sequence genomic region, the following are encoded:
- the DNAJA3 gene encoding dnaJ homolog subfamily A member 3, mitochondrial, with the protein MLVSRRKGDAASNACSSCSISHTSAFGFMGDQGCGEPVRRRAPPGAKMAAGSSSRWFGAAAAAAAARGRRPGDGRLLLVWLARGLSVAPPAAASARAARRLLPLRAGLGAAGTRRLPAAPAASFHTSAAARAREDYYEVLGVPRTATQKEIKKAYYQLAKKYHPDTNKDDPKAKEKFSQLAEAYEVLSDEVKRKQYDAYGTASFDPGAAGTGRQYWSSGPSIDPEELFRKIFGEFSGSSFGDFQSVFDQPQEYIMELTFTQAAKGVNKEIVVNINDSCQRCGGRGHEPGTKAQRCHYCNGTGMETINTGPFVMRSTCRRCGGRGSIITTPCVVCRGTGQTKQKKTVMVPVPAGVEDGQTVRMPVGKKEIFITFRVQRSSVFRRNGADIHSDLPISIAQAVLGGTARCQGLYETINITIPPGIQPDQKIRMSGKGIPKVNSYGYGDHYIHIKIKVPQRLTDRQRALMMSYAEDEADVEGTVNGVTNTSSGGRASTEAGEDRPEAEENKEGFFTKLKKMFSS; encoded by the exons ATGCTTGTGAGCCGAAGGAAAGGTGATGCTGCGAGCAACGCCTGCTCTTCATGCAGCATCTCGCACACGAGCGCCTTTGGCTTCATGGGAGACCAAGGCTGTGGCGAGCCAGTGAG GCGCagggcgccgccgggggccaAGATGGCGGCCGGGAGCTCGTCACGCTGGTtcggcgcggccgccgccgccgccgcggctcggggccggcggcccggcGACGGGCGGCTGCTGCTCGTGTGGCTCGCCCGGGGGCTCAGCGtcgcgccgcccgccgccgcctcggcccgcgccgcccgccgcctgcTGCCGCTGCGCGCCGGCCTCGGCGCCGCGG GGACTAGGCGCctccccgcagcgcccgccgcctcctTCCACACCAGCGCCGCAGCCCGCGCCAGGGAGGACTACTACgaggtgctgggggtgccccgCACCGCCACCCAGAAGGAGATCAAGAAGGCCTACTACCAG CTGGCAAAGAAATACCATCCTGATACAAATAAGGATGACCCCAAAGCTAAAGAGAAGTTCTCTCAGCTGGCAGAGGCCTATGAG GTATTAAGTGATGAAGTGAAGCGGAAACAGTATGATGCTTACGGTACAGCTAGTTTTGATCCTGGTGCAGCAGGTACTGGACGCCAGTATTGGAGCAGTGGGCCATCAATTGATCCAgaagagcttttcagaaaaatctttggaGAGTTTTCAGGATCTTCTTTTGGAGATTTTCAGAGTGTCTTTGACCAGCCGCAGGAG TATATTATGGAATTGACATTCACTCAAGCTGCAAAGGGTGTTAACAAGGAGATTGTGGTGAACATCAATGACTCCTGTCAGCGATGTGGTGGTAGAGGGCATGAACCTGGTACCAAAGCGCAGCGCTGCCACTACTGCAATGGTACTGGCATG GAAACGATAAATACAGGCCCTTTTGTAATGCGATCTACGTGCAGACGATGTGGTGGCCGTGGTTCCATCATAACAACGCCGTGTGTTGTATGTCGAGGAACAGGACAAACCAAGCAGAAGAAGACAGTGATGGTTCCTGTGCCAGCTG GTGTTGAGGATGGGCAGACAGTTCGAATGCctgtgggaaagaaagaaattttcattaCGTTCAGG GTTCAGAGAAGTTCTGTGTTCAGAAGAAATGGAGCGGATATCCATTCGGACCTCCCTATATCAATAGCACAGGCTGTCCTGGGAGGTACAGCCAGGTGTCAAGGCTTATACGAGACAATCAATATCACG ATACCTCCTGGTATTCAGCCAGACCAGAAAATTCGAATGAGTGGGAAAGGCATTCCCAAAGTTAACAGTTACGGCTATGGAGACCACTACATTCACATAAAGATAAAAGTTCCTCA AAGGCTGACAGATCGCCAGAGAGCTTTAATGATGAGCTATGCTGAGGATGAGGCAGATGTAGAAGGCACAGTGAATGGAGTCACAAATACATCATCAG GTGGCAGGGCCAGCACTGAAGCAGGCGAGGATAGGCCTGAGGCTGAGGAGAACAAGGAGGGATTCTTTACCAAacttaagaaaatgtttagCTCCTGA